In Altererythrobacter aquiaggeris, the genomic stretch CGACGACTGTGACGCCAACGTCGATGGGGCATCCCCGCGATATTTGCCACGCGACGCCGTCCAATCAATGTGCCGGAGCAGGGGCTTTTGGTGACGGGGTGTGGGACCGCAACGCCTATTTCCGCACAAATTATAACTGGACCGCGGCGCAGTGGCCGACAGCATCTTATACCAATCTTGGTTCCTCGCCGTCGCGTTACGAGGTTTACACATGGGAAATCGCGAACCGGGGCATGACGATAAACGGCGCGAAAGTGCTGGGCGGCCCCAGCGCAGTGTCGGCCTATGGCTCGCCCGTATGCAGTGCCGGCAAAGGATATGGCAGCGGCCAGGTTCCGGCCACCAATGTTTCCGACCGTCGCCGTCTGTCTGTTGCCGTGATCAATTGTGAAGCCGAAAATGTGGCAGGCAAATCCTTGGACAAGCGGGTAACCGCATTCATGGATATCTTCCTTGTCCAGCCGTCGCTGGACCGGGACCGGACAGCCAAAGACGAAATCTATGTCGAGGTTATCGGCCAGACAGCTGCAGGGTCAGCGGGTGAAACCGCGGGCACGGTTGTGCGGCGCGATGTGCCGTATCTGATCCGATGACACGCTCGCCCTCCTTTTTGCGCACATTTTGTGCTTGCCGCCGCGGCAATGCCGCAGCCGAAATGGCGCTGCTCGTCCCGTTTCTGGTGCTGCTGCTGTTTGGCGGGCTGGAAATGAGCTATTATTTCTATTCCCAGCATCAGGTTGTCAAAGGCGTGCGGGACGGCGCACGATTTGCCAGCCGGCAAAGTTTTGCGGAACTGAACTGTTCGGGCGGGACGGCAAGCACGATCCCGGCCACGGTTGAAACCAGCATCAAGGAAATGACCCGCACCGGCCTGCCGTCCGGCGGCACGGCCCGCGTGCCGGGATGGGTGAATACTGATGTGACGGTCACTCTGTCATGCGCGGCAACCGCTATTACCACAGGCATCTATGCCAATGAAGATAATGCACCGTTTGTGACGATCGATGCGACCGTTGACTACCCTTCGCTATTTGCCGGAGTGGGCGTGATCGATTCGACCTATTCGCTCAAAGCCAGCCAGGAAGCTGCGGTGATGGGGATATGAGCACGTTGCTGAAAACCGCGCGGGCCCTGTTATCGGATAGCCGCGGCTCGGCTGCCGAATTTGCGCTGATCCTGCCGCTTGCGGTGCTGTTTCTGGTCGGCCTGATCGATGCAGGCCGCTATGCCTATACCTTCAACCAGGGCGAAAAAGCCACGCAGATCGGCGCGCGCTGGACTGTCGTAACCAATCCGATCACGCCCGAACTCGCTACGCAAAGCTATACCAGCGTAGGCGGGGTCACGTTGACACAGGGCGACCGGATACCGGCTGCCGCACTTGGCCTGATCACTTGCACCAATTTGGCTTGCGTCTGCACGACCCCGCCTTGCACGGATAACGCTCCGACATTGTCAACTCCGGCGTTTAACGCGCTCGTCAACCGCATGACCGAAATCATGCCGTCGATCACACCGGCCAATCTGGTGGTCGAATATCGCGGATCGGGTCTGGGTTATGCGGGCAATCCCGATGGGATGGATATTGCGCCGCTGGTGACGGTCAGGCTGGTGGATATGGATTTCACCGCAATTATCCTGCTGGCCAATACGGTTGGTCTGCCGGACTTTTCTTACACGCTGACTATGGAAGACGGCATCGGGGACGGATCGAACTGATGGGTAGAGAAAACACACCGATGGATCTTCAAACGGATAATATCCTGCGCCTTCCTGCGCCGCTCACCGTGATTGCCGACGCCTTGCAGATCGAAGCCTTGCAATCGGCGCAGGGCATTAGCTGGATTTCGGATGCCGATCTGGTGGCGCTCCCGCTAGATCAGCCGGTGCCCGACGATGCCTTGCCCGCCGCGGGTATCGTCGTTTTGCAAGTCGATCCGGATATGCCCGCGTCGATGGCGCGGCTCGCCCGGATCCGCGCAACGCACCCGCGATTGGCGCAGATTGTCGCACTTGATAATACCGACCTGCGGCTGGTCCGCACCCTGATCCGCGAAGGCGTGGCCGATGTCGTATCGCTGCCGCTTGATCCGGACGAGATTCTGCAGGCTGCGATTGCGGTGCTTGAGGTAAGGGCCGGATATGACGAGCCCGAAGGCGATCTGGCACCGCTGATTGCGGTCACCCGATCACTGGGCGGAAGCGGCGCGACAACGCTGCTGACGCATCTGGCCCGCGAATTCGTGGATGTGGAAACGCCGCACGCCAATGTTTGCATAATCGATCTGGATATCCAGTTTGGCCGCGTTTCGGATGTGCTTGGCCTGCAACCGCGCCGTAATCTGACCGACCTGCTTGATGCAGGTGTGCGGATCGACAGTTCACTGATCCGCACCGTTGCGGTGGAGCATGAAACCGGGATCGCGGTTGTTGCAGCGCCGCAGGAAATCGTCCCGATCGAAGCGATCGATACCGAGCAACTGATGCGCGTGATCGAGACTGCGCGCCGCGACTTCGAATATGTATTTCTCGACCTGCCTTCGAACCTGACCAACTGGAACCTGTCGGTTCTCGCCGAGGCGGACCGGATATTGATGGTTGTCGAACAGACCATCCCGAGCCTGCGCCAGGCGCGCCGGCGGCTGGATTTGTTCAGGAATGTCGGGATCGAGAGCCGGTCGGTTTCGGTAATCGTGAACCGCGCCGAAAAGAAACTGTTCGGCGGCATCAGTCTGGCGGACGTTAAATCCACGCTCGACCGGGATGTCCTCGCCGCCCTGAGCGCAGACGCGCAATACATCACGACTGCGCAGGATCAGGGTCTGCTGGTCGATCAGATCCGCCCGAAAAGCAAATTCGCGGCGGATATCGATGAACTGGCCGAAAAGCTGGCGGGCCTGTTGCAACAGAGGTCCAGCCTGTGAAATTTGCGATCAAGAAATCGACTGCGCCGAATGAAATCCAGGCCGCCGATCTGCAGGCTGCCGAACAGGTCGCCGATGATCGCGATCTGGACAAATATCTCCTTTTGAAAACCGCGATCCATCGCAAACTGCTCGACCGGATCAATCTGGGAATTCTCGAGAAACTGTCGCGCGATCAGATTCAGGAGGAGGTCGGCGATATCGTGCTCGATCTGCTGGTCGAGGAAGACGCGGCACTCAATGCCAAAGAGCGCACGGAACTGGTTGCCGAGGTTCTCGATGAATTGCTGGGGCTTGGCCCGTTGGAGCCCTTGCTGGCTGACGAGACGATTACGGATATTCTCGTCAATGGTCACAAGACAGTGTTCGTCGAACGCAACGGCTTGCTGGAAAAGGAAACAACCCGGTTCCAGAACGAGCGGCATCTGCTGCGGATTATCCAGAAAATCGTGAGCGCGGTCGGCCGCCGGGTGGACGAATCCTCGCCATTCGTCGATGCACGGTTGGCTGACGGGTCGCGGGTCAACGCGATTGTCGCACCGCTCGCAATCGATGGTTCGCTGCTGTCGATCCGCAAGTTTGCCAAGAAGCGGATCGGCATGGAAAAGCTGGTCGAATTTGGCAGTATTCCGCAAGACGTGGCGGATGTGATGCGCGCAATTGTCGCATCGCGCCGCAATGTCCTGATTTCGGGTGGTACGGGCTCGGGCAAAACGACACTGCTGAACGCGCTGTCGTCTTATATCAGCGACCGCGAACGCATCGTCACGATCGAGGATTCGGCTGAACTTCAATTACAGCAGGAACATGTGGCAAGGCTGGAAACGCGGCCTCCCAACATCGAGGGTAAGGGAGAGGTCACGCAGCGCGATCTGGTGAAGAATGCGCTGCGTATGCGGCCCGACCGGATTATCGTGGGCGAAGTTCGTGCCGGCGAGGCGTTCGATATGCTTCAGGCGATGAACACCGGTCATGACGGATCGATGACGACGGTGCACGCCAACACGCCGCGCGATGCGCTGTCACGGCTCGAACAGATGATCGGGATGAGCGGGATCGACATCTCCTCCGAATCGTCCCGCGCGCAGATTGCTTCGGCGATCAATGTGGTGATCCAGATTGGTCGTCAGGCCGACGGGCGCAGGCGTTTGCTCAGCCTGTCGGAAGTGATCGGCATGGAAGGACATACGATCACGATGCAGGAAATCTTCCGGTTCAAGATGACCGGCCGCGGTGAAGACGGCGAAGTTCTGGGCTATTTCGAAGCCACCGGGATCCGCCCCAAGTTCCTGCAGGATGCATCTGATCACGGCATTTCGGTGCCTTCCGAATTGTTCCGTCCATCGCTCAAGATCGGCCACAGGCAATGACGGGCGATGCAGTCCGTGTTCTGGTGCTGCTGGCCATTTTCGGGGCCGTTTTTCTGCTCGTGCAGATTATCCTGCGCTATTCGGTCGCCAACAGGGTGCATGTCGGCGCTGTAAACGCGCGGCTCAAGTTGATCGCCAAGGGCGCAGACCGCGACGAAATTATCAGCAATCTGCGCAAGAACGATCCGCTCGCAGGGGTGGGGGGAGGCGGTGTATTCGCCGGTCTTTACACGGCTTTCCGGCGCAATCTGATGATGTCGGCGCTGCCTTACACGCCGTTTCAGGCAGCGCTGGGTATGGCTGTGCTGTTTATCACGTTATTTCTGGTCATTGCGATTTCCGCCTGGACATCGAATTATCCGCTTACCGGCGGTGTCATCCAGCTGATCATGGCAGTTTCGGCATCTGTGGCGATTGCCGTACCGCTGCTTGCAGCATCGTTTCTGGCGCAGCGCCGGCGCAAGAAAATGCAGGAACAGTTTCCCGTCGCGCTCGACATTTTTGTTCGCGCATTACGTTCCGGCCATCCGATTGCATCGGCGATCGATTTGCTGACCGGCGAGATGGAAGATCCGATCGGGTCCGAATTTGGCCTGATTGCCGATGAAGTTTCCTACGGCGCGGAATTGACCGATGCGCTCAACGACATGGCGGAGCGGTGGGAGCTCGACGATATCCGGATGTTTGTCGTGTCGCTGTCTGTGCAAAGCGAAACAGGCGGTAATCTGGCGGAAATTCTGGACAATCTGTCCAAGGTCATTCGTGAGCGTGCCGGACTGTATCTCAAAGTGCGCGCGTTGAGTTCGGAAGGCCGGATGACGGGTTGGCTGCTGACCGGGCTGCCGATCTTCACATTCGTATCGCTGTTTGCAATGAACCCCGCGTTCTATCTGGGGGTGGCGATGGATCCCATATTCTATATCGGCTTCCCGCTGCTTCTGGTGTGGTATCTGGTCGGGGTCATTGCGATCAAACGCATGGTCAATTTGCAGGTCTGATATGCTGGAATTTCTCGCCACCAACGAATTTGCCCGGCTGGCCGCACTCGCGCTGGTGTTTGCCCTGGTGCTGGGCGTTGTCGTGCTTGTTTCACGGACATTTGTTCGCCGTGCGGAGATCAAGGCCGGTTTGCAGACGATTGCCCGGCCCGAGCATGCTGCCGGGCGGTCACGCTTGCAGGAACAGAAAGAGGGCGCCTGGTCGCAGCTCGCCGATACAATCGAAAAAGCCGGCCTGAACCTGACGGACAGCAGGGCGGACGAGCTTCGCGACAAGCTGGTTGCTGCGGGTTACACATCTCCAAACGCACCCAAACTTTTTACGCTGGCCCGGCTGGGTATGCTGATCATCCTGCCGCTGGTTTATCTGGCGATCGCGACTGCAGGTGCAGAGCCTGTTTCCGGGTTCAAACTGTATGGCTATAGTTTGCTGCTGGCTGTTGCGGGACTTTATCTTCCCAACCTGTTTGTTTCGGCCAAGGCCGATCGGCGCCGCGAAGCGATTACAAACGGTTTTCCCGATTGTCTCGATCTGATGCTTGTCTGTGTCGAAGCAGGCCTGGGCCTGGAAGCGGCGATGGACCGCGTGGGCCGCGAAATGGTCAACACGCACCCGCTGGTTGCGCGCCTGCTATCGACCGCGACGCTTCAGCTGAGGGCCGGCGCCCAGCGCGAAGAAGCGCTGCGCAAGATGGGTGAGCTCAGCGGCGTCAGCGAAATCAAAAGTTTTGCGACACTGCTTATCCAGTCGGACAAATTGGGCACGAGCATTTCGGATACATTGCGCGTCTATGCCTCCGAAATGCGTGAGAAGCGCCGGATGCGCGCAGAGGAGAAGGCGCACCGCCTTCCCGTACTTATTTCGATTCCACTGGTCGTATGCATGTTGCCGACCATGGTTGGTGTTTTGATGCTGCCGGGCGTCATCCGCACAATTCGACAGTTGCTGCCGGCAATGGGGGGAGGATAGGACGATGAAAATGTTCCTTAAATATTCGACGCTGGTTATTGCTGCGGGCTCGCTGGGGGCGTGCCAGTCCTTTCCCGTCGGCAAATGGGTGTTCGGAAATGGCAAGGACCAGTCCCGTTCGCAGCAGCAAAAAATGCTTGCCGCATCGGGCGACGTCATGCTCGCTGACGGAAAAGAGCAATTGCGTACGGGAAATATCTCGGCTGCCGTCGCGGCATTCCGGATTGCCTCGTTGGACGAAACAGTGCGCGCCGATGCGAATAACGGCCTGGCGGTTGCCTATGCCAAATTGGGCAGGCCCGACCTTGCGGAGCGTTATTTCCGCACGGCGCTGATGATGGAACCCGACAATATGAAGTTCAGAGCCAACCTGCTGCGCTTGCAACAACAGGTTATGCTCGCACGCCGATCTGCTGCCGAAACGGCTGCCGAACCAATGGTTGCGGAGCTAGCGCCGGTAGCAACACCTGCCGCCGCGAAACCCGAAGCGCAAACAGCATCCACGTCCGGACGGGTCCGGCAGGTCGCTCGCGGGGTGGTCCATATCTCCAGCCTGCCAGCGACTGCCGCCGCGCCCGATATGGTCGTCGCATATCGCGCGCCGTCAAAGGTGGAAGCCGCAGCCAGGGCAAAGGCCGAAGCAGACCGGATCGAACAATCCGATCCGGACAAGCAGGCCGTATCGCCTGCACCGAAAGCCAAACCATATCCGGTGCGTGTTTCGTTTAACTGATGCCGATTGAACTTGTTTACTGGGTGCCGGTAGCGATCGGTGCAGGCGGTGCTGTGTGGGATATTCTGCACCGCCGCCTGCCCAATCTGCTGTGCGTGGCAATGGCTGTCGCCGCGGCAACTGCACTCGGCCTGACAATGGGGATCGCCGCTCTCCCTTGGGCGCTTGCCCATTCGGTCATCGCATTGCTGGTCGGTATGGTCCTGTTCCGGCTGGGCATGATCGGGGGAGGGGACGCCAAATTCTATGCGGCCGCCGCGCTGGGTCTGCCGCTTGATCAGGGCCTTTCCATGCTTGGCTGGACGTCGGTTGCGGGTCTGGTTTTGCTGGCCGCGATGTTCAGTGCGCGCAAGGTGCAAAAAATCCCGACACCAAAGGACGGGGCCGGGAAATGGACCGTACCTTATGGTGTCGCAATATTCTTTGGATATTTGCTGACAGTCATCAATTCTAACTGAATATTACCAAATTCGCAGCGAAACAGGTAGTACCGAGATTAATCTGCAATAAATATGAAAAAAATACTTCACGGGGTCCGCCATCTATAGGCAGCAAACAAATCGAACCGATCTGTACGATAAGTACCCGGAATGTAACTTATAAAATCTGAAATTGTCGGCCGCGGCCGCGTAATTTGCCATCCTTTTCTATTAAGCATGGCGCATTTGTTGTTTCAGCTTGGTACAGCTTTGTAATTTGTTACTAAGTCGTGACGCTTTAATATGACCAGTAATGGTTACCGAGCTTGCAAAAATCGTTAAAATTCTGTCAACTTGTCTTACGACTCGCGGTGAGTCTCTCGACGATTCGTCACCGTGGCTTGTATCTGGGGCGCTCAAGAATGCCCGGTTGTGGTTAATGACTGTGAACTTTCACACTTAACCGTACGACCCGGGAAAGACTGAAACGCTCGTTTATTGAGGCAAGAAAACGATGACCGATTATCAGGGCCCGCGTGACAACGATCCACGCGATTTAGATCCGGAAGCCAATCTGGCGCAGGATTCTGAGGCATTTGGCAACGCTCCCGGACAGGGCAATGTCATTCAGCCGGGGCCGGACAATGTCGTGGTGTTACCTGAGGGTGTCTCGCTTGACGGCCTGCGCGTGGTCGGGCGCGATCTGATTATCGAACTCGCTGACGGGACCCGCATGGTGATTCCGGACGGCGCGATTTTCGTTCCGCAACTGGTGATTGACGGCGTAACCGTTCCGGCAGCCAACCTTGCTGCGCTGCTTGTCGGTAACGAGCCTGAACCTGCTGCCGGGGGCAACCAGAGCTCCGGCGGTAACTTCTTCATCGATGCCGGCGATATCCAGGCGGCCTACGCCCTGGGCGATTTGTTGCCTTACACCGAACTCGCTTTCCCCCGGCCTGAAGAACGGGAAATCATTCCCGGGCTTGAGGATGAGGAAGATCTGCCGCCGCAGGTGATTATCATTACGCCCGACAATCCGGCCGGTGCGACGACCGCGTCGGATACTGTCGCTGAAGCAGGCCTTCCCGCACGCGGTAGCGAGCCCGCAGGTTCGGATTCCGCAAGTAATTCCGAAACCACCACCGGAACCATCCGGTTTGCGGCCCCAGACGGGCTGGGTTCGATTTCGATCAACGGCACGCCGATTACAACCGTGGGCCAGACGATCACGACCGATTTCGGCGTGCTTTCGATTACCAGTATTGCGCCCGGTACAATCGGCTACAGCTATACGCTGACCGACAATAAGCTCGATAATGCATCAATCGATTCCTTCGCCGTTCAGGTCGTCGATATTGATGGCGATGTCGCCAATGCCACTCTGGATATTGCCGTTATCGACGATGCGCCTTCGGCCGTGAACGATGTCGATACGATCGCAGCTGCCACTTATGGTCCTGCCGTTGGTAATGTCATGACCGGCGCGGGTACGGTTGCGGGTGCCGCAGGCGCCGACACCCCGGGCGCGGATGGCGCAAGGCTGACCTCGATCCAGTACAATGGCAATACGGTTTCGGGCACGGGCCCGCTGGTGATCAACGGTGCGTACGGCACGCTGACAATCCAGCCTGATGGCGGTTACAGCTATGTGCGGGCTCCCGGTACGCCGGGGGGCGTAACCGATGCATTCACCTACACGCTTACCGACGGTGACGGCGACAGGGCGACCGCCACGTTGACGATCAATATCGGCGATGCGCCTGCCACAATCATTTCCGTACCGACTACGGGCGCGGGTACGGTTGTTGACGAAGCCGGCTTGCCCGAACGCGGCACCGAAGCGCCGGGTACCGAGGCACCACTGCCGGTCGAATCGACTTCGGGTACGATCAATGTCGCGGCGCCTGATGGTATCGCGACGGTTGAAATCAATGGCATAGTCATCACCGGACCAGGCCAGGTTATCACGGTTCCCGAAGGCAAGTTGGTGATCGTCTCGTACAACCCTGTGACGGGCGAAATCGGATATACCTTTACGTTGGGCGATAACACCACGGGCAATGACACGAGCGTAGATTTCGAAATCAAAGTCACGGATATTGACGGCGATTCAGACACTGACACGCTGACTATCACCATCCTTGATGACGTTCCCGACGCGATCGACGACAGCGCAACGCAAGATCCGACAAACGAAAATGCCCCGATAACGATCGACGTTTTCGACAATGACATCGAAGGCGCCGACAGCGTCCAGCTCGACACGATCGTGCTTGTCGATGGCTCACTTTCGGGCCGCGGCACGCTGACGAATAACGGCGACGGCACATTCACTTACGTGCCCGCTCCGGGCGAAGAAGGTCAGGTAACCTTCAAATACCAGATCACGGACGGTGATGGCGATTCCGACATAGCAACGGTCACAATCACGCTGCAGGAAGATTCAAAGCCTGACGTGGTCAATGTCACCGCTCTGTCAGATGATGATGCGCTGGCTGGCGGTAACGCGGCGTCGAGCGTCGGCGATATCAATGCCAATGCCGGCGATAATCCGCTGACTGCCAGCGAGGCCGTTTACAGCGGTCAGATTACGGTCGATTTCGGCGGCGATACGGGCACGGTCAATTTCGCCAATCTTGACGGAACCACCGGCATGGTGGGCACCGAGATGGTATCCTATGCCTGGAATTCCGGGACGAATACGCTCACCGCAACCGGTCCGCGCGGGGCGCTGTTCACCGTCTCGCTCACCCCCAGCGGCGCTTTTGTGCTGACGCAAGTGGACAATGTTCTCCACGCAGCGGGTAATGACGAAGCCAGTGCGCCTTCAGTCAAACTCAATTACCGCGCTGCTGACAGCGACGGTGATATTGACGATACAGGATCGCTGACGATTACATTCAACGATGATGCGCCAACCGCCACCAATGACGGTATCTTCGACGTGGCGGAACAATTCCCGCTCGAAATCGACGCATTGGCGAATGACGGATTTGGTGCTGACGGCGTATCGCTGGCCTCGGGTGTTACCATCGTCACCGGACCTACCAAGGGTGTGGTCACTTATGATGCGGCGACCGGCAAGTTCACCTATACACCGGGCGCTGGCGAGCAAGGTGCAGACAGCTTCCAGTATCAGATCACCGATG encodes the following:
- a CDS encoding type II secretion system F family protein; the protein is MTGDAVRVLVLLAIFGAVFLLVQIILRYSVANRVHVGAVNARLKLIAKGADRDEIISNLRKNDPLAGVGGGGVFAGLYTAFRRNLMMSALPYTPFQAALGMAVLFITLFLVIAISAWTSNYPLTGGVIQLIMAVSASVAIAVPLLAASFLAQRRRKKMQEQFPVALDIFVRALRSGHPIASAIDLLTGEMEDPIGSEFGLIADEVSYGAELTDALNDMAERWELDDIRMFVVSLSVQSETGGNLAEILDNLSKVIRERAGLYLKVRALSSEGRMTGWLLTGLPIFTFVSLFAMNPAFYLGVAMDPIFYIGFPLLLVWYLVGVIAIKRMVNLQV
- a CDS encoding tetratricopeptide repeat protein; its protein translation is MKMFLKYSTLVIAAGSLGACQSFPVGKWVFGNGKDQSRSQQQKMLAASGDVMLADGKEQLRTGNISAAVAAFRIASLDETVRADANNGLAVAYAKLGRPDLAERYFRTALMMEPDNMKFRANLLRLQQQVMLARRSAAETAAEPMVAELAPVATPAAAKPEAQTASTSGRVRQVARGVVHISSLPATAAAPDMVVAYRAPSKVEAAARAKAEADRIEQSDPDKQAVSPAPKAKPYPVRVSFN
- a CDS encoding TadE/TadG family type IV pilus assembly protein translates to MTRSPSFLRTFCACRRGNAAAEMALLVPFLVLLLFGGLEMSYYFYSQHQVVKGVRDGARFASRQSFAELNCSGGTASTIPATVETSIKEMTRTGLPSGGTARVPGWVNTDVTVTLSCAATAITTGIYANEDNAPFVTIDATVDYPSLFAGVGVIDSTYSLKASQEAAVMGI
- a CDS encoding AAA family ATPase, with the translated sequence MGRENTPMDLQTDNILRLPAPLTVIADALQIEALQSAQGISWISDADLVALPLDQPVPDDALPAAGIVVLQVDPDMPASMARLARIRATHPRLAQIVALDNTDLRLVRTLIREGVADVVSLPLDPDEILQAAIAVLEVRAGYDEPEGDLAPLIAVTRSLGGSGATTLLTHLAREFVDVETPHANVCIIDLDIQFGRVSDVLGLQPRRNLTDLLDAGVRIDSSLIRTVAVEHETGIAVVAAPQEIVPIEAIDTEQLMRVIETARRDFEYVFLDLPSNLTNWNLSVLAEADRILMVVEQTIPSLRQARRRLDLFRNVGIESRSVSVIVNRAEKKLFGGISLADVKSTLDRDVLAALSADAQYITTAQDQGLLVDQIRPKSKFAADIDELAEKLAGLLQQRSSL
- a CDS encoding type II secretion system F family protein, whose translation is MLEFLATNEFARLAALALVFALVLGVVVLVSRTFVRRAEIKAGLQTIARPEHAAGRSRLQEQKEGAWSQLADTIEKAGLNLTDSRADELRDKLVAAGYTSPNAPKLFTLARLGMLIILPLVYLAIATAGAEPVSGFKLYGYSLLLAVAGLYLPNLFVSAKADRRREAITNGFPDCLDLMLVCVEAGLGLEAAMDRVGREMVNTHPLVARLLSTATLQLRAGAQREEALRKMGELSGVSEIKSFATLLIQSDKLGTSISDTLRVYASEMREKRRMRAEEKAHRLPVLISIPLVVCMLPTMVGVLMLPGVIRTIRQLLPAMGGG
- a CDS encoding TadE/TadG family type IV pilus assembly protein: MSTLLKTARALLSDSRGSAAEFALILPLAVLFLVGLIDAGRYAYTFNQGEKATQIGARWTVVTNPITPELATQSYTSVGGVTLTQGDRIPAAALGLITCTNLACVCTTPPCTDNAPTLSTPAFNALVNRMTEIMPSITPANLVVEYRGSGLGYAGNPDGMDIAPLVTVRLVDMDFTAIILLANTVGLPDFSYTLTMEDGIGDGSN
- a CDS encoding CpaF family protein, which produces MDKYLLLKTAIHRKLLDRINLGILEKLSRDQIQEEVGDIVLDLLVEEDAALNAKERTELVAEVLDELLGLGPLEPLLADETITDILVNGHKTVFVERNGLLEKETTRFQNERHLLRIIQKIVSAVGRRVDESSPFVDARLADGSRVNAIVAPLAIDGSLLSIRKFAKKRIGMEKLVEFGSIPQDVADVMRAIVASRRNVLISGGTGSGKTTLLNALSSYISDRERIVTIEDSAELQLQQEHVARLETRPPNIEGKGEVTQRDLVKNALRMRPDRIIVGEVRAGEAFDMLQAMNTGHDGSMTTVHANTPRDALSRLEQMIGMSGIDISSESSRAQIASAINVVIQIGRQADGRRRLLSLSEVIGMEGHTITMQEIFRFKMTGRGEDGEVLGYFEATGIRPKFLQDASDHGISVPSELFRPSLKIGHRQ
- a CDS encoding A24 family peptidase — encoded protein: MPIELVYWVPVAIGAGGAVWDILHRRLPNLLCVAMAVAAATALGLTMGIAALPWALAHSVIALLVGMVLFRLGMIGGGDAKFYAAAALGLPLDQGLSMLGWTSVAGLVLLAAMFSARKVQKIPTPKDGAGKWTVPYGVAIFFGYLLTVINSN